In one window of Meleagris gallopavo isolate NT-WF06-2002-E0010 breed Aviagen turkey brand Nicholas breeding stock chromosome 12, Turkey_5.1, whole genome shotgun sequence DNA:
- the SHF gene encoding SH2 domain-containing adapter protein F isoform X1 has product MEPYEAQKMMAEIRQKGLREAPTRPLHLYDTPYEPISGGLDVDTDRPACPRPRESRLPEDDERPPEEYDQPWEWKKERISKAFAVEIKVIKDLPWPPPVGQLDSGETPPDSEASASVPPQHGLQSYEDANGPSEGLGYGRTSPCREEKARAALRHGTSSLKGTKALSTEPGPFIGERIDPALPLESQCWYHGAISRTDAETLLRLCKEASYLVRNSETSKNDFSLSLKSSQGFMHMKLSRTQENKYVLGQHSPPFDSVPEIIHHYASRKLPIKGAEHMSLLYPVAIRTL; this is encoded by the exons ATGGAACCGTATGAAGCCCAGAAGATGATGGCTG AGATCCGCCAGAAAGGCTTACGGGAGGCTCCAACCCGGCCACTTCACCTCTACGACACTCCCTATGAGCCCATCTCTGGAGGGCTGGATGTGGATACTGACCGCCCTGCCTGCCCCAGGCCTAGGGAATCTCGGTTGCCTGAGGATGATGAGCGGCCGCCAGAGGAGTACGACCAGCCCTGGGAGTGGAAGAAGGAGAGGATCTCCAAAGCCTTTGCAG TTGAAATCAAGGTCATTAAAGACCTGCCGTGGCCGCCACCGGTGGGACAGCTCGACAGCGGCGAAACCCCCCCGGACAGTGAGGCCAGTGCCTCTGTCCCCCCGCAGCACGGCCTGCAGAGCTACGAAGACGCCAACG GGCCATCAGAGGGGCTGGGCTATGGCCGCACCTCACcctgcagggaggagaaggCCAGGGCTGCCCTCAGACATGGTACCAGCAGCCTCAAGGGCACCAAGGCATTGAGCACGGAGCCTGGTCCCTTCATTGGGGAGAGGATTGACCCTGCGCTGCCCCTGGAGAGCCAGTG CTGGTATCACGGGGCCATCAGCCGGACGGACGCAGAGACGCTGCTGAGGCTCTGCAAGGAGGCCAGCTACTTGGTGCGCAACAGTGAGACCAGCAAGAACGACTTCTCCCTCTCCTTGAA gagcagCCAGGGCTTCATGCACATGAAACTATCCCGGACCCAGGAGAACAAGTACGTGCTGGGTCAGCACAGCCCGCCCTTTGACAGCGTGCCAGAGATCATTCATCACTACGCCAGCCGCAAGCTGCCCATCAAGGGGGCTGAGCACATGTCCTTGCTTTACCCGGTGGCTATCCGCACTCTATAG
- the SHF gene encoding SH2 domain-containing adapter protein F isoform X2 — protein MEPYEAQKMMAEIRQKGLREAPTRPLHLYDTPYEPISGGLDVDTDRPACPRPRESRLPEDDERPPEEYDQPWEWKKERISKAFAVEIKVIKDLPWPPPVGQLDSGETPPDSEASASVPPQHGLQSYEDANGPSEGLGYGRTSPCREEKARAALRHGTSSLKGTKALSTEPGPFIGERIDPALPLESQWSSQGFMHMKLSRTQENKYVLGQHSPPFDSVPEIIHHYASRKLPIKGAEHMSLLYPVAIRTL, from the exons ATGGAACCGTATGAAGCCCAGAAGATGATGGCTG AGATCCGCCAGAAAGGCTTACGGGAGGCTCCAACCCGGCCACTTCACCTCTACGACACTCCCTATGAGCCCATCTCTGGAGGGCTGGATGTGGATACTGACCGCCCTGCCTGCCCCAGGCCTAGGGAATCTCGGTTGCCTGAGGATGATGAGCGGCCGCCAGAGGAGTACGACCAGCCCTGGGAGTGGAAGAAGGAGAGGATCTCCAAAGCCTTTGCAG TTGAAATCAAGGTCATTAAAGACCTGCCGTGGCCGCCACCGGTGGGACAGCTCGACAGCGGCGAAACCCCCCCGGACAGTGAGGCCAGTGCCTCTGTCCCCCCGCAGCACGGCCTGCAGAGCTACGAAGACGCCAACG GGCCATCAGAGGGGCTGGGCTATGGCCGCACCTCACcctgcagggaggagaaggCCAGGGCTGCCCTCAGACATGGTACCAGCAGCCTCAAGGGCACCAAGGCATTGAGCACGGAGCCTGGTCCCTTCATTGGGGAGAGGATTGACCCTGCGCTGCCCCTGGAGAGCCAGTG gagcagCCAGGGCTTCATGCACATGAAACTATCCCGGACCCAGGAGAACAAGTACGTGCTGGGTCAGCACAGCCCGCCCTTTGACAGCGTGCCAGAGATCATTCATCACTACGCCAGCCGCAAGCTGCCCATCAAGGGGGCTGAGCACATGTCCTTGCTTTACCCGGTGGCTATCCGCACTCTATAG
- the SHF gene encoding SH2 domain-containing adapter protein F isoform X3 → MEPYEAQKMMAEIRQKGLREAPTRPLHLYDTPYEPISGGLDVDTDRPACPRPRESRLPEDDERPPEEYDQPWEWKKERISKAFAGPSEGLGYGRTSPCREEKARAALRHGTSSLKGTKALSTEPGPFIGERIDPALPLESQCWYHGAISRTDAETLLRLCKEASYLVRNSETSKNDFSLSLKSSQGFMHMKLSRTQENKYVLGQHSPPFDSVPEIIHHYASRKLPIKGAEHMSLLYPVAIRTL, encoded by the exons ATGGAACCGTATGAAGCCCAGAAGATGATGGCTG AGATCCGCCAGAAAGGCTTACGGGAGGCTCCAACCCGGCCACTTCACCTCTACGACACTCCCTATGAGCCCATCTCTGGAGGGCTGGATGTGGATACTGACCGCCCTGCCTGCCCCAGGCCTAGGGAATCTCGGTTGCCTGAGGATGATGAGCGGCCGCCAGAGGAGTACGACCAGCCCTGGGAGTGGAAGAAGGAGAGGATCTCCAAAGCCTTTGCAG GGCCATCAGAGGGGCTGGGCTATGGCCGCACCTCACcctgcagggaggagaaggCCAGGGCTGCCCTCAGACATGGTACCAGCAGCCTCAAGGGCACCAAGGCATTGAGCACGGAGCCTGGTCCCTTCATTGGGGAGAGGATTGACCCTGCGCTGCCCCTGGAGAGCCAGTG CTGGTATCACGGGGCCATCAGCCGGACGGACGCAGAGACGCTGCTGAGGCTCTGCAAGGAGGCCAGCTACTTGGTGCGCAACAGTGAGACCAGCAAGAACGACTTCTCCCTCTCCTTGAA gagcagCCAGGGCTTCATGCACATGAAACTATCCCGGACCCAGGAGAACAAGTACGTGCTGGGTCAGCACAGCCCGCCCTTTGACAGCGTGCCAGAGATCATTCATCACTACGCCAGCCGCAAGCTGCCCATCAAGGGGGCTGAGCACATGTCCTTGCTTTACCCGGTGGCTATCCGCACTCTATAG